The following proteins are encoded in a genomic region of Sneathiella marina:
- a CDS encoding Gfo/Idh/MocA family protein has translation MLQVGLIGAGYFSRFHIDAWQRLHEVNLLAIAETDESRREILASELPEIKLYGSAEDLLSENQLDILDIATPPSAHRTILRDAVNGVKMIVCQKPFCVSLSEAEEIAEMVKGSKSTLVIHENFRFQPWYRKIKSIICSGELGEVLQAQFRLRPGDGAGVDAYFDRQPYFRNMKRFLIHETGIHWIDVFRFLFGIPQTIYGDLRRLNPEISGEDAGYFIFGYADGQRAVFDGNRLLDHSADNHRLTMGEFVVEGTKATITLNGDAELFLRNRGEKEGQKIDYDIGLKGFGGDCVFNFQKHIADFCLGRGELENSVENYLPNLVLENLIYESALTGRRCRVEM, from the coding sequence ATGTTGCAAGTAGGTCTTATCGGCGCAGGATATTTTAGCAGGTTTCATATCGATGCCTGGCAACGGCTCCATGAGGTAAATTTACTCGCCATCGCGGAAACGGACGAAAGCCGGCGCGAAATCCTCGCATCGGAATTGCCGGAAATTAAACTTTATGGGTCAGCAGAAGATTTATTGTCAGAAAATCAGTTGGATATACTTGATATTGCAACGCCACCTTCTGCGCATCGCACGATTTTGCGTGACGCGGTAAATGGGGTTAAAATGATCGTCTGTCAAAAGCCTTTCTGTGTTAGCCTGAGCGAAGCTGAAGAAATTGCCGAAATGGTTAAAGGCTCAAAATCGACTTTGGTGATCCACGAGAACTTTCGTTTCCAGCCTTGGTATCGAAAAATAAAATCGATTATCTGTTCAGGAGAGCTTGGCGAAGTTTTGCAAGCTCAATTCCGGTTACGCCCCGGAGATGGGGCGGGTGTTGACGCTTATTTTGATCGGCAGCCATATTTTCGGAATATGAAAAGATTTCTCATTCATGAGACGGGAATTCACTGGATCGATGTCTTTCGATTTTTGTTTGGAATTCCACAAACAATATATGGTGATTTAAGAAGACTAAATCCTGAAATTTCGGGCGAAGATGCAGGATATTTTATTTTCGGATATGCGGACGGGCAGCGGGCTGTATTTGATGGAAACCGGCTGCTGGATCATTCCGCGGACAATCACCGTCTGACAATGGGGGAATTTGTTGTGGAAGGAACAAAGGCGACCATTACACTTAATGGAGATGCCGAACTTTTTCTTCGTAACAGGGGAGAGAAAGAGGGTCAAAAAATTGACTATGACATTGGGCTTAAGGGGTTTGGAGGGGATTGTGTTTTTAACTTTCAAAAGCATATTGCCGACTTTTGCCTGGGTCGGGGAGAGCTTGAAAATTCTGTGGAAAACTATTTGCCTAATCTGGTTCTCGAAAATCTTATTTATGAATCGGCTTTGACCGGTAGAAGATGCAGGGTGGAGATGTGA
- a CDS encoding N-acyl homoserine lactonase family protein, with protein MSDTWEIFAIRYADRIDRWRKDSFIMDDDHASKHPMDFFIWIIKNETRTILVDTGYDKDEAKRRNRPIMDNPVSLLADFGIPAETIDDVVVTHMHYDHAGSLADFRHAKLYVQPSELEYVTGPCMCHDLLRFPFSEDHICEVIRSLYLGNVEFCDGSREIAPGVEVHLIGGHTRGQQCVRVRTRRGWVVLASDSSHYYENYRSGKPFPIVVDMEETLAGYDILRRLADSDQHIIPGHDPLTRKWYPAIPGGNGEIVMLHADTTE; from the coding sequence ATGAGTGATACGTGGGAAATATTTGCGATCCGTTATGCTGATCGGATTGATCGCTGGCGCAAAGACTCCTTCATTATGGATGATGACCATGCATCAAAGCATCCAATGGATTTTTTTATCTGGATCATTAAAAATGAAACCCGAACCATTCTTGTGGACACAGGATATGACAAGGATGAGGCAAAACGCCGTAATCGGCCTATCATGGACAACCCGGTTTCCCTACTAGCTGATTTCGGCATTCCGGCGGAAACTATTGATGACGTCGTCGTAACCCACATGCATTATGATCATGCTGGATCCCTTGCTGATTTTCGCCATGCGAAACTTTATGTGCAACCCTCTGAACTTGAATATGTAACCGGCCCGTGCATGTGCCATGACCTCCTGCGTTTTCCGTTTTCCGAGGATCACATATGCGAAGTTATCCGATCCTTGTATCTGGGGAATGTAGAATTTTGCGATGGCTCTCGGGAAATCGCGCCGGGTGTTGAAGTCCACTTGATTGGTGGACATACGCGGGGCCAGCAATGTGTTCGTGTACGTACTCGCCGTGGATGGGTTGTTCTTGCTTCTGATTCTAGCCATTATTATGAGAACTACAGGAGTGGAAAACCATTTCCTATCGTTGTCGATATGGAGGAAACCCTGGCCGGGTATGATATTTTAAGAAGATTGGCGGATTCAGATCAGCATATAATACCGGGGCATGATCCGCTGACGCGCAAATGGTACCCGGCTATTCCAGGGGGAAATGGCGAGATTGTAATGCTGCATGCTGATACAACCGAATGA
- a CDS encoding AMP-binding protein produces the protein MAVLNGGAQHFATFRTDIVATIHRLKEQGVARVVLSTEDSYSCAVGFFAALYANCRIVIPPNNLSGMLINFVTRDCPHLSDTTYGDNPHFIKIGGAASGQFNFEELDPEKCWLEFFTSGSTGSPQKIPKTLFQIDEELVVLQKNWGEMLSAAATLGTVSHQHIYGLYFRVLWPLCAGRPFYAERFEIWEELIAQAPSRSCFVSSPAHLSRIPPFDPLSANQNPLMILSAGGPLNFKSSRNAAKIFGTYPTEIFGSTETGGIAFRQQETATTPFSPLLGMEVRIDQIGKLSVKSKYTDKRDWAETNDIAKLFEDGRFLLIGRANQFVKIEGKRISLAEIEKYLLRSDLIADAIAVVLNDERASLAAAIELTEAGWQLHEKIGPFRLNRHLRHFLNMYLESAALPRRWRFVQRLPLNSQGKRVQKEIDELFEG, from the coding sequence GTGGCCGTTTTGAATGGCGGCGCGCAACATTTTGCCACCTTCCGTACAGACATTGTTGCGACAATTCACCGGCTGAAGGAACAAGGCGTGGCGCGTGTCGTCTTGTCCACCGAAGACAGTTATAGCTGCGCCGTTGGTTTTTTTGCGGCATTGTATGCGAACTGCCGCATTGTTATTCCTCCCAACAATCTTTCCGGGATGTTGATAAACTTCGTCACACGAGATTGCCCGCATCTGAGCGATACCACATATGGGGACAATCCCCATTTTATAAAAATTGGGGGAGCCGCGAGCGGCCAGTTCAATTTCGAAGAACTTGACCCGGAAAAATGCTGGCTCGAATTCTTCACGTCAGGTTCCACCGGTTCACCGCAGAAAATACCGAAAACTCTTTTCCAGATTGACGAAGAACTGGTTGTTTTACAGAAAAACTGGGGAGAAATGTTATCGGCAGCTGCGACTTTAGGAACGGTTTCCCATCAACATATTTATGGTTTGTATTTCAGAGTGCTCTGGCCGCTATGCGCTGGTCGTCCCTTTTATGCGGAAAGGTTCGAAATTTGGGAAGAACTGATTGCTCAGGCACCTTCACGAAGCTGTTTTGTTTCCAGCCCGGCCCATCTGTCCCGTATCCCGCCCTTTGATCCTCTGTCAGCCAATCAAAATCCCCTAATGATACTTTCCGCCGGTGGTCCGTTGAATTTCAAATCCTCTCGAAATGCGGCTAAGATATTTGGTACATATCCCACTGAAATATTCGGCAGTACTGAAACGGGTGGTATCGCTTTTCGCCAGCAAGAAACAGCGACAACGCCGTTCAGTCCCCTATTGGGCATGGAAGTCAGGATCGATCAGATTGGTAAGCTCAGCGTTAAGTCCAAATACACCGATAAACGGGATTGGGCGGAAACCAATGATATCGCGAAGCTTTTTGAAGATGGTAGATTTCTACTGATTGGCCGGGCAAACCAGTTTGTAAAAATTGAGGGAAAACGGATTTCATTGGCGGAAATAGAAAAATATCTGTTGCGCTCTGATTTGATCGCCGATGCAATTGCCGTGGTTCTTAACGATGAACGCGCATCATTGGCGGCTGCCATAGAACTCACCGAAGCGGGCTGGCAGTTACATGAGAAAATTGGACCGTTTCGACTTAACCGCCATTTACGGCATTTTTTGAATATGTATCTTGAATCTGCAGCTTTGCCCCGGCGTTGGAGATTTGTTCAGAGGCTGCCTCTCAACAGTCAGGGAAAACGCGTTCAAAAAGAAATCGATGAACTGTTTGAGGGCTGA
- a CDS encoding phosphopantetheine-binding protein, whose product MNELELEIKKLVISTLNLEDITPEEIESEEMLFVDGLGLDSIDALELGVEIQKTYGVKINAQNEDVKEHFASIRSLAIFISSERKAMSA is encoded by the coding sequence ATGAATGAGCTGGAACTAGAGATTAAGAAACTTGTTATCTCGACATTGAACCTGGAAGATATTACTCCAGAGGAGATTGAAAGCGAAGAAATGTTATTTGTCGATGGGCTCGGCCTCGATTCAATCGATGCACTTGAATTGGGTGTCGAGATTCAGAAAACCTATGGCGTAAAAATAAACGCACAGAATGAAGATGTAAAAGAACATTTCGCTTCCATCCGAAGCCTTGCTATTTTCATCTCTTCTGAAAGGAAGGCAATGAGCGCATGA
- a CDS encoding GntR family transcriptional regulator yields MKGDNVDRGSRQYNSQTERAYRTLKRSIMENELVPAAFYLERELAELLGMSRTPVREAARRLEAEGFVEIRPRHGITVLPISPEDMTEIYALLSELEPMAAELAAARGLSDEQLTRISGCVEVMDKALEEDNLDAWADADHDFHQLLVSYSGNKRLIWVISTFWDQVYRARKVTLRMREKPIASNREHRNLVQAIRNRDPEKAREIHKKHRDRAAETLVQLIAKHGLQAL; encoded by the coding sequence GTGAAGGGCGATAATGTAGATCGTGGTAGCCGCCAATATAACTCCCAGACAGAGCGGGCCTACCGTACGCTGAAGCGATCCATAATGGAAAATGAACTTGTTCCGGCAGCGTTTTATCTTGAGCGGGAGCTAGCTGAATTGCTGGGTATGAGCCGAACACCAGTACGCGAGGCTGCTCGTCGGTTAGAGGCAGAAGGTTTCGTGGAAATTCGGCCACGGCACGGCATAACTGTTTTGCCGATTTCTCCGGAAGATATGACTGAGATATATGCCTTGCTGTCAGAACTGGAACCCATGGCCGCCGAATTAGCGGCAGCCAGGGGATTGTCAGACGAGCAATTAACGCGCATCAGTGGATGCGTTGAGGTTATGGATAAGGCTCTTGAGGAAGATAACCTTGACGCCTGGGCTGATGCGGACCATGATTTTCATCAATTGCTGGTGAGTTATTCGGGCAACAAGCGGCTTATCTGGGTCATTTCGACCTTTTGGGATCAGGTGTATCGTGCGAGAAAAGTAACCTTGAGAATGCGGGAGAAGCCAATCGCCTCCAACCGTGAACATCGTAATCTTGTTCAGGCGATCCGGAATAGAGATCCTGAGAAAGCTAGAGAAATACATAAGAAACATCGAGATCGGGCAGCGGAGACACTGGTCCAATTAATAGCCAAGCATGGTTTGCAGGCTCTGTAG
- a CDS encoding acyl carrier protein, translated as MMTREEVYNSLSEYLRDLFEVPAENITPDAKLYEDLDLDSIDAVDLVVKLQDLTNKKIPPEEFKTVRTVDDVVDRVYALLED; from the coding sequence ATGATGACGCGTGAAGAAGTATATAATAGTTTAAGCGAATACCTTCGGGATTTGTTTGAGGTGCCCGCAGAAAATATAACCCCGGATGCAAAGTTGTATGAGGATCTTGATCTAGACAGCATCGATGCAGTCGATCTGGTCGTCAAACTGCAGGATTTGACCAATAAGAAAATACCACCTGAAGAATTCAAGACGGTGCGAACGGTCGATGACGTCGTGGACCGCGTTTATGCGTTATTGGAAGACTAA
- a CDS encoding acyl-CoA thioesterase — translation MISADVVIKTQFYDLDPMEIVWHGNYARFFEQARCALLDKLNYNYHQMSESGFAWPIVDMRIKYVRPLRFPQSVKVTATLVEYENRLKINYLIQDMKNNERLTKGYTIQVAIDRNTEEMMFQSPVAFRQKVEEILCD, via the coding sequence ATGATATCAGCTGACGTTGTCATCAAAACTCAATTCTATGATTTGGATCCGATGGAAATCGTGTGGCACGGAAATTATGCTCGGTTTTTTGAACAGGCCCGTTGCGCCCTGCTTGACAAGTTGAACTATAATTATCATCAAATGAGCGAAAGCGGGTTCGCATGGCCGATTGTTGATATGAGGATAAAATATGTCCGGCCTCTCCGGTTTCCGCAAAGTGTCAAGGTCACTGCAACGCTCGTCGAATATGAAAACCGATTAAAAATAAATTATCTCATTCAAGATATGAAGAACAATGAAAGGCTGACAAAGGGCTATACTATTCAGGTAGCGATTGACAGGAATACGGAAGAAATGATGTTCCAGTCCCCCGTCGCTTTCAGGCAGAAAGTTGAAGAAATACTGTGCGATTAA
- a CDS encoding 3-hydroxyacyl-ACP dehydratase FabZ family protein, with protein MEKPSSTNWLDSQTEPEILSVLRDGNLVEVDILMSVELFQFQGHFPEQPIFPGVAQLDWAARLSAKYFGNLGTIVGLSQIKFTNLIEPGDRLCLTLELQPEKRRVFFAFKQGENKCSSGCLELSPK; from the coding sequence ATGGAAAAGCCCTCTTCAACGAACTGGTTGGACAGTCAAACGGAGCCTGAAATATTATCGGTGCTGCGAGACGGAAATTTGGTTGAAGTCGATATATTGATGTCCGTGGAATTATTTCAGTTTCAAGGACATTTTCCGGAACAACCGATATTTCCCGGCGTTGCGCAATTGGATTGGGCTGCGCGACTGTCAGCAAAATATTTTGGTAATTTAGGGACTATCGTTGGACTTAGCCAAATTAAATTTACCAATCTGATTGAGCCGGGTGACCGGCTTTGCCTCACCTTAGAATTGCAACCTGAAAAGCGACGTGTTTTCTTTGCATTTAAACAGGGCGAGAATAAATGCTCGTCCGGTTGCCTAGAACTTAGCCCGAAATGA
- a CDS encoding beta-ketoacyl synthase chain length factor, producing MQDKLGFSIDSWSAWAPGLESPEAWRDWYSDRQELPRAEGIPDVRDLPAGMRRRLSLLGKMALRVALDAGQADTTRIVFSSRYGNVLQMLQLLQTMAVDEPISPTGFGMSVHNSLVGMLSIITKNVRSQTAIAAGSESFCMGLVEALGLLAENPHEPVMLIHCDDVLPEFYTPFQDHSVRQCALALVITSQNPAQNHLTLNFAGGRAAAGQDDPIASFLKFMIGGLDDWSWTGAQGKWSCHNHV from the coding sequence ATGCAGGATAAATTGGGGTTCTCGATCGATAGCTGGAGTGCCTGGGCGCCGGGGTTAGAGAGCCCCGAGGCTTGGAGGGACTGGTACAGTGACCGTCAGGAACTCCCTAGGGCCGAAGGAATTCCGGACGTTCGGGATCTCCCTGCCGGTATGCGCCGGCGTCTTTCCTTGCTAGGAAAGATGGCCTTGCGAGTGGCCTTGGATGCAGGACAAGCTGATACGACCCGGATTGTCTTTAGCTCTCGTTATGGAAATGTTTTGCAAATGCTGCAGCTATTACAGACGATGGCTGTGGACGAGCCAATTTCTCCAACCGGATTTGGAATGTCGGTTCATAATTCTCTTGTTGGCATGCTGTCAATTATCACAAAAAATGTTCGATCTCAAACGGCGATTGCTGCGGGATCAGAGAGTTTTTGCATGGGATTGGTAGAGGCGCTAGGGCTTCTGGCAGAGAATCCGCATGAGCCAGTTATGCTGATTCATTGCGATGATGTATTGCCGGAATTCTACACACCTTTCCAGGATCATTCCGTTAGGCAATGTGCACTGGCTCTGGTGATTACATCGCAAAACCCGGCACAAAATCATTTGACGTTGAATTTTGCCGGTGGGCGGGCAGCCGCTGGACAGGATGATCCCATTGCAAGTTTTCTAAAGTTTATGATTGGCGGTCTTGATGACTGGTCGTGGACCGGCGCCCAGGGTAAATGGTCGTGCCACAATCATGTATAG
- a CDS encoding glycosyltransferase family 2 protein: MTFSACAIVPSYNHYLHIDKVVAAIRGQSVPVIIIDDGSVEPAKSHLASLHNPENGVTVRRFETNAGKGSAVIEGFRLALNAGHTHAVQIDADGQHDLNSLPGLLDWSKSEPDALISGLPVYDETIPISRKLARWLTHLWVWVETLSTHIPDSMCGYRVYPLGPAMKIVEKQTVGHYMDFDTEIMVRMCWQGTPIRMLPVEVTYPDDNTSNFRLVADNWRITKMHTRLVLGMLRRFPTVWKNRPAPPESSKHWARINERGAAWGLKIVFALYTLLGSRLSWYAIQPILVYFFLTGSVQRQASSQYWQRIYKQKNISGSPTRWQLWLHYRSFGKMALDKISAWLGDIKIKDLAIDNMEELDRRASSETGIVVFTSHLGNVEVCRALAEKRGANKITVFAHTKHAMRFNNLLAAYNPASAVDVMEVEDIGPGTLIELRERLDRGDWIVIAGDRIPVTGNKRTISVDFLGSPALFSQGPVIIASLLKSPVYIMNCVRDGEKFRIYFDKLTDQIILPRQNRDVAAGKYIIEYVKALEEKCLQYPDQWYNFFDFWLESNGKK; this comes from the coding sequence ATGACGTTTTCAGCCTGTGCGATTGTCCCCAGCTATAACCACTATCTACACATTGATAAGGTGGTCGCAGCAATCCGTGGGCAGAGCGTGCCGGTTATTATTATTGACGACGGGAGTGTTGAACCCGCCAAATCGCATTTAGCAAGCCTGCATAATCCTGAAAATGGCGTCACTGTCCGAAGGTTTGAGACGAATGCCGGCAAAGGAAGTGCTGTTATAGAAGGGTTTCGATTGGCCCTCAATGCAGGACATACACATGCTGTCCAAATCGACGCTGACGGCCAGCATGACTTAAACTCTTTGCCGGGCCTGTTGGATTGGTCCAAATCAGAACCTGACGCGCTTATCAGCGGCCTTCCGGTCTATGATGAAACCATTCCAATATCCCGAAAATTGGCGCGATGGCTCACGCATCTTTGGGTATGGGTTGAAACTCTGTCAACCCATATACCAGATAGCATGTGCGGGTATCGGGTTTATCCACTCGGGCCGGCCATGAAAATTGTAGAAAAGCAAACTGTCGGTCATTATATGGATTTCGATACCGAAATTATGGTTCGAATGTGCTGGCAGGGAACCCCAATTCGGATGCTGCCGGTAGAGGTTACTTATCCGGATGACAATACGTCAAATTTTAGGCTGGTTGCGGACAATTGGCGGATTACCAAGATGCATACGCGTTTGGTTCTTGGCATGCTCAGACGCTTTCCAACGGTTTGGAAAAACCGGCCCGCCCCGCCAGAAAGCAGCAAACATTGGGCAAGGATCAATGAACGAGGGGCCGCCTGGGGCTTGAAGATCGTGTTCGCCCTATATACGTTGCTGGGTTCACGACTAAGCTGGTACGCAATCCAGCCCATATTGGTTTACTTTTTCCTGACCGGAAGCGTCCAACGACAGGCGTCTTCACAATATTGGCAGCGAATTTATAAACAGAAAAATATTTCGGGGTCGCCGACCCGATGGCAGCTTTGGTTGCATTATCGTTCCTTTGGGAAAATGGCCCTCGATAAAATATCCGCCTGGTTGGGGGACATAAAAATCAAGGATCTCGCCATTGATAATATGGAAGAACTGGACCGTCGGGCGAGCTCGGAAACAGGAATTGTGGTTTTCACCTCTCATCTTGGCAATGTTGAGGTGTGTCGCGCACTGGCGGAGAAAAGAGGCGCGAATAAAATCACGGTTTTCGCCCATACAAAGCATGCAATGCGATTTAACAACTTACTTGCGGCTTATAATCCGGCATCAGCAGTTGATGTGATGGAAGTTGAAGACATTGGCCCAGGAACGTTAATCGAGCTTCGCGAGAGACTGGACAGAGGGGATTGGATTGTTATTGCCGGGGACCGTATCCCGGTGACCGGGAACAAGAGAACAATTTCTGTCGATTTTTTGGGTTCTCCTGCTCTCTTCTCTCAAGGACCTGTAATTATTGCATCTCTCCTCAAATCTCCGGTATATATTATGAATTGCGTTCGGGACGGTGAAAAATTTCGGATTTACTTCGATAAGCTTACAGATCAGATAATTTTACCGCGCCAGAACCGGGATGTGGCAGCAGGAAAATACATCATAGAGTATGTCAAAGCTTTAGAAGAAAAATGCCTTCAATATCCAGACCAATGGTATAACTTCTTTGACTTTTGGCTGGAAAGTAACGGAAAAAAATGA
- a CDS encoding lysophospholipid acyltransferase family protein, with protein sequence MTGRGPAPRVNGRATIMYRRLNYCWRLAGTGIAFASFGLGGLFMTLVVFKIIAVVTPDRNLRIKRVRHVIYSTFRLFVYMLRISGVINSRFYAVEKLNKCRGALIVANHPSLLDTVFLMSQMPNVQCIIKYELWENRFLGGVMRAAGYIRNDGDVQALLDQCKNSLEMGQNILIFPEGTRTVPGQRVKFQRGFANIAVYFSTPIQLVTIKCDPSTLAKGSPWYDIPSRQSLFDITFDEQLDMSDYLRHEPRSIKVRRLTDELEQYYGRKLSYE encoded by the coding sequence ATGACTGGTCGTGGACCGGCGCCCAGGGTAAATGGTCGTGCCACAATCATGTATAGGCGCCTTAATTATTGTTGGCGGTTAGCAGGAACCGGCATTGCATTCGCCAGCTTCGGGTTAGGCGGCTTGTTTATGACATTGGTTGTGTTCAAAATTATTGCTGTCGTTACGCCAGACAGGAACCTGCGGATTAAGCGTGTCCGTCATGTAATTTACTCTACTTTTCGGCTTTTCGTTTACATGCTGCGTATCAGCGGTGTTATCAATTCCCGATTTTACGCAGTCGAAAAATTGAACAAATGCCGCGGGGCGCTCATAGTTGCCAATCACCCCTCCTTACTGGATACCGTCTTTTTGATGTCCCAGATGCCAAACGTACAATGCATCATTAAATACGAGCTTTGGGAGAATAGGTTTCTGGGCGGCGTCATGCGCGCAGCCGGATATATTCGAAATGATGGGGACGTTCAAGCTCTACTCGATCAATGCAAGAATTCGCTGGAAATGGGACAAAATATTCTTATTTTTCCTGAAGGAACGAGAACAGTGCCGGGACAAAGGGTAAAATTTCAAAGGGGATTTGCTAATATAGCTGTTTATTTTTCGACACCGATACAATTGGTGACAATAAAATGCGATCCGTCAACCTTAGCGAAAGGAAGTCCGTGGTATGATATTCCGTCACGGCAGTCATTATTTGATATTACTTTTGACGAACAACTGGACATGAGCGATTATCTGCGGCATGAACCGCGGTCAATAAAAGTTCGCAGATTAACAGACGAACTTGAACAATATTATGGTAGAAAGCTAAGTTATGAATGA
- a CDS encoding LolA family protein: MRLKLAFLTLSFCLILYQPTSADPVRLAPDEGLMGKFSQSRFLAGFDKPIISAGQFFLLPGTALIWQTEKPFKSFMVIDDEGISQSVAGKEISKLSIAQFPSLSVLRDVLEDSLSGNWEPLETMTGSKTVRDTDSWRLEFIPAESDVKFPFTALSFEMTDYLDKIDIKKGEEDRDIITFSDQQKAPLGDVRSAAQKSRQAPL, from the coding sequence GTGCGATTAAAACTGGCGTTTTTGACTCTTTCCTTTTGTTTGATCCTGTATCAACCGACATCTGCGGATCCTGTTCGTCTTGCGCCAGACGAAGGCCTGATGGGAAAGTTTTCTCAATCTCGATTTTTGGCAGGGTTTGATAAACCAATCATTTCAGCGGGGCAGTTTTTTCTCCTGCCGGGGACAGCGCTGATATGGCAGACGGAAAAACCGTTTAAATCATTTATGGTTATCGATGATGAAGGAATAAGCCAATCCGTGGCAGGCAAAGAGATATCAAAATTGAGTATTGCCCAGTTCCCGTCGCTTTCGGTATTGCGAGATGTTCTGGAAGATTCTTTAAGTGGAAATTGGGAACCGCTCGAGACTATGACAGGTTCAAAAACTGTAAGAGATACCGACAGTTGGCGATTGGAATTTATTCCAGCGGAATCGGATGTAAAATTTCCCTTCACTGCCCTGTCATTTGAGATGACCGATTATCTGGACAAGATCGACATAAAAAAAGGAGAGGAAGATAGAGATATCATAACTTTCTCTGATCAACAAAAGGCGCCTCTTGGCGACGTTCGTAGCGCAGCCCAGAAAAGCCGTCAGGCACCGCTTTGA